CATCCCCATGTTTTTGGCGGAGCCATGGCGGCGGATAACAGCGAGCAGGTTCTGGCAAACTGGGAGACGCTCAAGCGACGGGAGAAGGGGCAGCGCTCCACCGCCGATGCGATTGAGGCGGTGCCTCATACGCTGCCGGCCCTGTGGCGGGCGGAGAAGATTCAATCAAAGACCGCCAAGGCGGGTTTCAACTGGGACACCATTTCCGGAGCTCTGGATAAGTTGGAGGAAGAGGTGCGAGAGCTGCGGCAGGCTGTGGAGAACAGCCAGGACCCATCGGCGCCTCACGGCATCCGAGAGGAGGCGGGGGACGTCCTCTTCATCGTCTCCAAGATTGCGCAGCTCTCCGGGGTGGACCCGGAGGACGCCCTTCACCGTGCCTGCGACAAGTTTGACGCACGTTTCCGCCTGGTGGAGGAAGCGGCGGACAAGCCCTTGACCGCATGTACGGAGGAGGAACTGGTCAGGCTGTGGGAGTCTGCCAAAAAGAAGCTGTCTTAACACGCACCCGCGTTTAAGAAATAAATTACGAACGATATCATGTAGGAGGATATGATCCATGAACAAGGCTGAACTGATCAATGCTGTGGCCGCTGCCACCGAATTTTCCAAAAAGGACGCAGAAGCCGCTGTCACCGCCACCCTGGAGGCGATCACCAGCGCGCTGAAGGACGGTGACAAGGTTCAACTTGTGGGCTTTGGCTCTTTTGAGGTGAAGAAGCGCGCCGCTCGTGTCGGCAGGAATCCCAAGACCAATGATACCATTGAGATTCCTGCGTCTGTGGTGCCCGTGTTTAAGGCTGGCAAGGCTCTGAAGGACGCTGTGGCGAAATAATTTGCGCTTTCACGGCAGCGAGGGCTCCTCTGGCGGATGCCGCGCCGGACAGGAACGCCTGCCGCTGGGCACATGAATTTTGAACTGCCGGCACAGGTGTGCCGGCAGTCTTGTTTTGGAGGAAACCATGCGTTTGGACAAATACTTGAAGGTCTCCCGGCTGATCAAACGGCGGACTGTGGCAAACGAGGCCTGTGACCACGGCCTGGTGGAGGTCAACGGAAAAGCGGCTCGGGCGTCCTATGAGGTGAAGGTAGGAGACCAGATTACGATGCGCTTTGGCGCGCGGACAGTCACTGTGGAGGTGCTGTCTGTTCAGGAGACTGTGCGCCAGGCGGACGCGGGAGCACTCTATCGGGAAATTTAGCGGAGATTGCCGCCGGGTTCTATTTTTCCTCTGCTGACCATAGGATGTGGACAGGGAGGATGAGCATATGAAGGATTACAATACCACGCCCGCCATGGAGCACCGCCTGGAGCTGGTGGGACGGGAGCGGCTGACCGTCTCCGGCGTAGAGGATGTGGGCCGCTTTGACGAGACCGGGATTGTCATGTCCACCGCCGCCGGGACACTGGTTGTCACTGGAGAGGACCTCCATATTGACAAGCTGTCCCTGGATGGTGGAGAGCTTCATGTGGACGGACGGATTGACTCTGTCGCCTATGAGGATGAGGGCCAGGGCCGAAGCGGCTTTTTCAGCCGCCTGTTTGGATAATGGGGAACCAGATCTCTCAGCAGATGCTGACCT
This genomic window from Pusillibacter faecalis contains:
- a CDS encoding YabP/YqfC family sporulation protein; the encoded protein is MKDYNTTPAMEHRLELVGRERLTVSGVEDVGRFDETGIVMSTAAGTLVVTGEDLHIDKLSLDGGELHVDGRIDSVAYEDEGQGRSGFFSRLFG
- a CDS encoding HU family DNA-binding protein → MNKAELINAVAAATEFSKKDAEAAVTATLEAITSALKDGDKVQLVGFGSFEVKKRAARVGRNPKTNDTIEIPASVVPVFKAGKALKDAVAK
- a CDS encoding RNA-binding S4 domain-containing protein; this translates as MRLDKYLKVSRLIKRRTVANEACDHGLVEVNGKAARASYEVKVGDQITMRFGARTVTVEVLSVQETVRQADAGALYREI
- the mazG gene encoding nucleoside triphosphate pyrophosphohydrolase, producing MVDFQCKERYGWEDLIEITRLLRGPGGCPWDAEQTHGSIRRNFLEETYEALDAIDRDDAHDMCEELGDVLMQVALHAQMETERGRFTMADVVNGVAQKLVYRHPHVFGGAMAADNSEQVLANWETLKRREKGQRSTADAIEAVPHTLPALWRAEKIQSKTAKAGFNWDTISGALDKLEEEVRELRQAVENSQDPSAPHGIREEAGDVLFIVSKIAQLSGVDPEDALHRACDKFDARFRLVEEAADKPLTACTEEELVRLWESAKKKLS